A stretch of the Desulfovibrio sp. JC022 genome encodes the following:
- a CDS encoding metal-dependent hydrolase produces MKHVFIWNGHSNFTIQSDDKTVVIDPFFEGNPKASTTWESISKADVVLVTHDHGDHIGQAVEICKATGATLVCIFDLLEKMIEQGVDQEKLIGMNIGGTVSVAGIKIKMVQAMHSSTTGAPAGYILTYEDNFCVYFAGDTGLFASMELFGKLHDIDVALLPTGGWFTMDSKDAAYACKLLNCKTAIPMHFGTFPILEQDTVNFKEACAELAPECKVVELEIGEEQEI; encoded by the coding sequence ATGAAACACGTATTCATTTGGAACGGTCATTCAAATTTCACCATCCAGTCTGACGATAAGACCGTAGTCATCGACCCCTTTTTCGAAGGTAACCCCAAAGCTTCCACCACATGGGAATCCATCAGCAAAGCAGATGTCGTGCTTGTAACCCACGACCACGGAGACCACATTGGTCAGGCGGTGGAAATCTGCAAAGCTACCGGAGCCACGCTGGTCTGCATTTTTGATCTACTGGAAAAGATGATTGAGCAGGGTGTGGATCAGGAAAAGCTAATCGGTATGAATATTGGTGGAACGGTTTCCGTTGCTGGAATCAAGATCAAGATGGTTCAGGCTATGCATTCCTCAACAACCGGGGCACCAGCCGGATATATCCTCACATACGAAGATAATTTCTGTGTCTACTTTGCCGGGGATACCGGACTTTTCGCCAGCATGGAGCTCTTCGGCAAGCTGCACGATATTGATGTTGCCCTGTTGCCCACCGGAGGATGGTTCACCATGGATTCAAAAGATGCGGCCTACGCCTGCAAGCTTCTGAATTGCAAAACCGCCATCCCCATGCATTTCGGCACCTTCCCAATTCTGGAGCAGGATACTGTAAATTTTAAAGAAGCATGCGCCGAGCTGGCACCGGAATGCAAAGTAGTTGAATTGGAAATAGGAGAAGAACAAGAAATTTAA
- a CDS encoding Na+/H+ antiporter NhaC family protein, whose product MKQEANGLALAPLGLFLVIFIGTGFFLTMNGTSMAFYQLSATVAILPAIAWAIWMGKDKLNDKINIFLRGAGEPGIVTMCMIYLLAGGFASVAKSIGGVESTVNLGLSIVPASMVLPGLFVIAAFIATAMGTSMGTIAAIAPIAVGVAGKTDIPSAVLMGAVVGGAMFGDNLSMISDTTIAATRTQGCKMSDKFKMNFLIALPAAIFTVIILYFAGEGGQVVADGGYSLLKVLPYITILIMAVLGVNVFVVLGAGIVFTGAVGFASMDSFNLLTFSQDIYKGFTGMQEILVLSLLVGGLGELIKFHGGITYIINFIAKLTKGTKSTKAGEFSISALSVMSDLCTANNTVAIILTGGMAKEIAESHNVDPRRSASLLDIFSCIVQGLIPYGAQILLAGSISGLSPLEIIGNMHYCFILAVVAVLSILTGFPRIRK is encoded by the coding sequence ATGAAACAGGAAGCAAACGGTTTGGCCTTAGCGCCACTAGGTCTATTTTTGGTGATTTTTATTGGAACCGGATTTTTCCTGACCATGAACGGAACCAGCATGGCTTTCTACCAGCTTTCCGCCACGGTTGCCATTCTGCCCGCTATTGCTTGGGCGATCTGGATGGGCAAGGACAAGCTTAACGACAAAATTAATATTTTCCTGCGTGGCGCGGGTGAGCCGGGTATCGTCACCATGTGTATGATTTACCTGCTGGCCGGCGGATTCGCTTCTGTTGCCAAATCCATCGGCGGGGTAGAATCTACTGTTAACCTCGGTCTGTCCATTGTTCCAGCTTCCATGGTTCTGCCGGGACTGTTCGTAATTGCTGCTTTCATCGCTACTGCCATGGGTACTTCCATGGGAACCATTGCCGCCATCGCACCTATTGCGGTCGGTGTTGCCGGGAAAACTGATATCCCTTCCGCTGTGCTTATGGGCGCAGTTGTAGGCGGGGCCATGTTCGGTGATAACCTGTCCATGATTTCCGACACCACCATCGCAGCGACCCGGACACAGGGCTGTAAGATGAGTGATAAGTTCAAGATGAACTTTCTCATTGCGCTACCGGCGGCAATATTCACAGTCATTATTCTTTATTTTGCCGGAGAAGGCGGTCAGGTAGTAGCTGATGGCGGTTACAGTCTGCTTAAGGTCTTGCCTTACATCACCATTTTGATCATGGCTGTGCTTGGCGTGAATGTGTTTGTCGTTCTCGGTGCTGGTATTGTTTTCACCGGGGCTGTCGGTTTTGCTTCCATGGACAGCTTCAACCTGCTCACTTTCTCTCAGGATATCTACAAAGGTTTCACTGGTATGCAGGAAATCCTTGTACTTTCCCTGCTGGTGGGTGGTCTTGGAGAGCTTATCAAGTTCCACGGCGGTATCACTTATATTATCAACTTCATCGCCAAGCTGACCAAGGGTACTAAGTCCACCAAGGCCGGTGAGTTCAGCATCAGTGCACTTTCCGTAATGTCCGACCTTTGCACCGCAAACAACACCGTAGCCATCATCCTCACCGGGGGCATGGCCAAGGAAATTGCCGAAAGCCACAATGTTGATCCGCGCCGCAGCGCAAGTCTGCTGGATATTTTTTCCTGCATAGTGCAGGGGCTTATTCCTTACGGCGCACAGATTCTGCTCGCCGGGTCCATCTCCGGGCTTTCCCCGCTGGAGATCATCGGCAACATGCATTACTGCTTCATCCTTGCAGTAGTAGCAGTGCTGAGTATCCTGACCGGATTTCCCAGAATTAGAAAATAA
- a CDS encoding outer membrane homotrimeric porin: MKKLAILAVLACMVFGFAASASAVDLDAKGQFQFQMNLIDNADFLNDKDSTTGVRGDDDLNFWFRARTEFRFIANENLWAVLYTQYKTRIGSANNANEDGNSGATGSQLTVKRAYLQYRFPGTELLTTAGLAPVDLPGAAAGNMVLAGTERGLFMMETPITDQIAVAAAFIRNTDRLQDDGGVNNLKDELDIFYAALPITIDGLAATPYFAYAIVGNQAAAGGAAVAGLAAPATLAQTKNANAWWLGTSFSMDMFDPIVFNADIVYGSVDADVKQNDRSGLFFDASLAYTGLDFVQPKLVFAYGTGEDDKTENGSERLPVIANDWAFGTTYFGGSALTSADLDSNEQTGFWTIGLSLEKISFFEKLSHDVHFLYIQGTNDSDLIENGSAAITNTNIAADGKFLTTKDNAFEVDLNTNYQIYDELAAIVELGYVNMNLDKDVWDGSQVTGAAARAGKDADCFKFAVGLVYKF, encoded by the coding sequence ATGAAAAAACTTGCTATTCTTGCAGTACTCGCATGCATGGTCTTCGGCTTTGCTGCTTCTGCATCTGCAGTTGATCTGGACGCTAAAGGCCAGTTCCAGTTCCAGATGAACCTGATTGACAATGCGGATTTCCTTAACGACAAGGACTCCACCACCGGCGTACGTGGCGACGACGACCTGAACTTCTGGTTCCGTGCTCGTACCGAATTCCGTTTCATCGCTAACGAAAACCTCTGGGCAGTTCTGTACACTCAGTACAAAACCCGCATTGGTTCCGCTAACAACGCTAACGAAGACGGCAACTCCGGTGCTACCGGTTCTCAGCTGACCGTTAAACGTGCTTACCTGCAGTACCGTTTCCCCGGTACCGAACTCCTGACCACCGCTGGTCTGGCTCCTGTTGACCTTCCCGGCGCAGCCGCAGGTAACATGGTTCTCGCTGGTACCGAACGTGGCCTGTTCATGATGGAAACCCCCATCACTGACCAGATCGCTGTTGCAGCTGCTTTCATCCGTAACACTGACCGTCTCCAGGACGACGGTGGCGTTAACAACCTGAAAGACGAACTGGACATCTTCTACGCTGCTCTGCCCATCACCATCGATGGTCTTGCTGCTACCCCTTACTTTGCATACGCAATCGTTGGTAACCAGGCTGCTGCTGGCGGCGCTGCTGTTGCTGGTCTTGCTGCTCCTGCAACTCTTGCACAGACCAAAAACGCTAACGCTTGGTGGCTCGGTACTTCCTTCTCCATGGATATGTTCGATCCCATCGTATTCAACGCTGACATCGTTTACGGTTCCGTTGATGCAGACGTAAAACAGAACGATCGTTCCGGTCTGTTCTTTGATGCTTCTCTTGCTTACACCGGTCTGGACTTCGTACAGCCCAAACTGGTATTCGCTTACGGTACTGGTGAAGACGACAAAACCGAAAACGGTTCCGAGCGTCTGCCCGTTATCGCTAACGACTGGGCTTTCGGTACCACCTACTTCGGTGGTTCCGCTCTGACTTCTGCTGACCTCGACAGCAACGAACAGACTGGTTTCTGGACCATCGGTCTCTCCCTCGAGAAGATCTCCTTCTTCGAAAAACTGAGCCACGACGTTCACTTCCTGTACATTCAGGGTACCAACGATTCCGATCTCATCGAGAACGGTAGCGCAGCTATCACCAACACCAACATCGCTGCTGACGGTAAATTCCTGACCACCAAGGACAATGCTTTCGAAGTTGACCTCAACACCAACTACCAGATCTATGACGAACTGGCAGCTATCGTTGAACTCGGCTACGTAAACATGAACCTTGACAAAGACGTTTGGGATGGTTCCCAGGTTACCGGTGCGGCTGCTCGCGCTGGTAAAGATGCTGACTGCTTCAAATTCGCAGTTGGTCTCGTCTACAAGTTCTAA
- a CDS encoding UbiX family flavin prenyltransferase, which yields MDKKKVILAASGASGTMYAVKLAQHLGSLDNIELHLIISDAALKVMELETEFKPENLTGHANFVYRQDNIAAPPASGSWQHAGMIVCPCSMASLAAIAQGLGNNLIHRAADVCLKERRKLILVTRETPLNLIHIRNMETVTLAGATVMPASPGFYHAPKSIEDMAAHMAGRVLEQMGISHDLYRPWGEESAR from the coding sequence ATGGACAAGAAAAAAGTAATCCTCGCCGCCAGCGGTGCCAGCGGAACCATGTATGCGGTAAAATTGGCCCAGCATCTAGGCTCTCTGGATAATATTGAATTGCATCTGATTATTTCCGATGCCGCCCTGAAGGTGATGGAGCTTGAAACCGAATTCAAACCTGAAAACCTGACCGGACATGCAAATTTCGTATACAGGCAGGACAATATAGCTGCTCCCCCGGCCAGCGGATCATGGCAACATGCAGGGATGATCGTCTGCCCCTGTTCCATGGCTTCACTTGCAGCGATTGCACAGGGGTTGGGCAACAACCTGATCCACCGGGCCGCAGATGTCTGCCTTAAGGAACGGCGCAAGCTGATTCTGGTCACCCGAGAAACCCCGCTGAACCTGATCCATATCCGCAACATGGAAACAGTAACTCTTGCCGGAGCCACTGTAATGCCTGCGTCACCGGGATTCTACCATGCTCCCAAAAGCATTGAGGATATGGCAGCGCACATGGCAGGAAGGGTCCTTGAACAAATGGGAATTTCACACGATTTATACCGCCCGTGGGGCGAAGAATCAGCGAGGTAA
- the uvrC gene encoding excinuclease ABC subunit UvrC: protein MGFEFNSVDFPALPGVYLMKDSSGRIIYVGKARELRKRLASYFRAMHKHTPKTRVLVSKIHSIDTLVTGTEKEALLLEASLIKKHRPRYNVVLRDDKQYVLFQLDKKSEYPRLRMTRKVVRDGSVYFGPYTSSYFARETWKVLGKVFPLRKCSDSAFRNRVRPCLYHDIGQCLGPCVNVVPRQDYMGLVHQVEMLLSGKAGDLIGSLRRQMEEASDTLDFENAAKFRDQIKAIQKTVEKQSVVLNERSDIDVIALAESTQGVGLGLLFIRKGRLLDKKNFFWPGLSLEDGEEILNSFVSQFYSSTKFIPPKLFVPFEFDMQGAAELLSERSKATVRIVTPHSGEEKRLLEIARKNAALGLKEKENDNILDLLAGKLKLSGPPQRIECIDASHLGGEGMRVGMVVYEEGKPEKSQYRNYAFPELEHSSDDYAALFHWVIKRIDSGPPWADLILIDGGKGQLASVEKAFAENWTHSEPIPHLASIAKGPTRKAGELDDRIFRPGRKNHLPLKGGSPELLYLQRIRDEAHRFVIGRQRKSRKKKVLQSEVLSLPGIGPKTARLLWDEFGSVLKMKEASVEDLSNVQGIGKKRAQQIFDAFRDV from the coding sequence ATGGGTTTTGAATTCAACAGCGTTGATTTTCCGGCATTGCCCGGTGTGTATCTGATGAAAGATTCATCGGGACGTATTATATATGTAGGGAAGGCGCGGGAGCTGCGCAAAAGATTAGCTTCATATTTTCGGGCCATGCACAAGCATACGCCTAAGACCCGGGTGCTGGTTTCAAAAATCCATTCCATTGATACTCTCGTTACCGGGACCGAGAAGGAAGCACTGCTGCTTGAGGCCAGCCTGATCAAAAAGCATCGTCCGCGCTACAATGTAGTCCTGCGTGATGATAAGCAGTACGTGCTTTTCCAGCTGGATAAGAAATCCGAATATCCCCGGCTGCGCATGACCCGCAAGGTTGTGCGTGACGGATCAGTATATTTCGGTCCGTATACCTCCAGTTATTTTGCCCGCGAGACATGGAAGGTGCTGGGCAAAGTTTTCCCCCTGCGCAAATGTTCTGATTCAGCTTTTCGTAACCGGGTCCGGCCATGTTTGTATCATGACATTGGGCAATGTCTTGGCCCCTGCGTGAATGTTGTTCCACGGCAGGATTATATGGGGCTGGTTCATCAGGTGGAGATGCTTCTTTCCGGCAAAGCGGGAGATTTGATAGGTTCATTGCGTCGTCAGATGGAGGAAGCTTCGGATACGCTTGATTTTGAGAATGCCGCTAAATTCCGTGATCAGATCAAGGCCATTCAGAAGACTGTAGAGAAACAATCCGTGGTGCTTAATGAGCGGTCGGATATTGACGTAATCGCTCTGGCGGAATCTACGCAGGGCGTCGGATTGGGATTGCTCTTCATTAGAAAAGGGCGGCTGCTCGATAAAAAGAATTTCTTTTGGCCGGGGCTAAGCCTTGAAGATGGCGAGGAAATTCTGAACAGCTTTGTTTCCCAGTTTTATTCATCAACAAAATTTATTCCCCCGAAACTTTTTGTGCCCTTTGAATTTGATATGCAAGGGGCGGCTGAACTGCTCAGTGAGCGCAGCAAAGCCACGGTGCGGATCGTAACCCCACACAGCGGTGAGGAAAAACGGCTGCTGGAAATCGCCCGCAAGAATGCTGCTCTTGGACTCAAAGAGAAAGAGAATGACAATATTCTCGACCTGCTTGCCGGAAAACTAAAGCTCTCAGGTCCGCCGCAGCGCATTGAATGCATTGATGCATCTCATCTAGGCGGGGAGGGCATGCGAGTTGGTATGGTGGTTTACGAGGAAGGCAAACCCGAAAAATCCCAGTATCGCAACTATGCTTTCCCGGAACTGGAGCATTCGTCTGATGATTATGCCGCTTTATTTCACTGGGTGATCAAGCGCATTGATTCCGGCCCTCCATGGGCGGACCTTATATTAATAGATGGGGGTAAGGGGCAGCTTGCATCCGTAGAGAAGGCTTTTGCCGAGAACTGGACGCATTCTGAGCCTATCCCGCATCTGGCTTCCATCGCCAAGGGACCGACCCGTAAGGCCGGTGAATTGGATGATCGTATTTTCAGGCCCGGACGAAAGAATCATCTGCCGCTTAAAGGGGGAAGCCCGGAACTCCTTTATTTGCAACGAATCCGTGATGAAGCGCACCGTTTTGTCATCGGCAGGCAGCGCAAGTCACGCAAGAAGAAGGTTTTGCAGAGTGAAGTGCTTTCCTTGCCCGGAATCGGTCCCAAGACAGCTCGGTTGCTCTGGGATGAGTTCGGCTCAGTGCTGAAGATGAAAGAGGCCTCCGTAGAAGACCTCTCTAATGTTCAGGGGATCGGCAAGAAGCGCGCTCAGCAGATTTTTGATGCTTTTAGGGATGTTTAA
- the hisD gene encoding histidinol dehydrogenase: MPCRDITYSGQQDWPEIKKWLELRVNPDSKVDSIVKDILSKVKSEGDQALVDYTKQFDCPDFTHSMLKVSRDQRGLAYAEIESHDLEIIEEAIRNIRNFHRKQVEESWWTTGEDGTILGQLVRPVDRVGLYVPGGQGGETPLISSMIMNAVPAQVAGVKEIAVISPPRKDGTLNPYILATAQELGITEIYASGSAWAIGGIAYGTDTIPPCDVIAGPGNIFVATAKGQLVGEVGIDMIAGPSEVAILADGDSDPAWIAADLLSQAEHDPLASSILVTWDDELGVKVKYELKKQAELLPRGEIALKSLEDWGAIVKVPNLEAGIDFVNKMAPEHLELAFEEPWGAIGQIKHAGAIFMGHFTPEPVGDYFAGPNHVLPTVGTARFSSALSVETFTKKTSLIYTDQNYINRHGGKIARLARLEGLEAHARSVETRLK, translated from the coding sequence ATGCCTTGCAGAGATATCACCTATTCCGGACAGCAGGACTGGCCGGAAATCAAGAAATGGCTCGAACTTAGAGTCAACCCGGACAGTAAAGTTGACTCCATTGTCAAAGACATCCTCTCTAAAGTAAAATCCGAAGGCGATCAGGCTCTTGTGGATTACACCAAACAGTTCGATTGCCCGGACTTCACTCATTCCATGCTCAAGGTCAGTCGGGATCAGCGCGGGCTAGCCTATGCGGAAATCGAATCTCATGACCTCGAAATAATCGAGGAGGCTATCCGCAATATTAGAAATTTTCATCGTAAGCAGGTTGAGGAATCATGGTGGACCACCGGAGAAGACGGCACCATCCTCGGTCAACTGGTACGCCCGGTTGACCGTGTTGGCCTGTACGTGCCCGGCGGTCAGGGCGGTGAAACCCCGCTCATCTCGAGCATGATAATGAATGCCGTACCTGCACAGGTTGCCGGGGTTAAGGAAATCGCTGTAATCTCCCCTCCCCGTAAGGACGGAACCCTGAACCCGTATATCCTTGCCACTGCGCAAGAACTGGGTATTACCGAAATTTACGCCTCCGGATCTGCATGGGCTATCGGCGGTATTGCCTACGGAACCGACACCATCCCCCCCTGTGATGTTATCGCAGGACCGGGTAATATTTTTGTTGCGACCGCAAAAGGCCAGCTGGTTGGTGAAGTAGGCATCGATATGATTGCCGGCCCCAGTGAAGTTGCCATTCTCGCGGATGGAGATTCCGATCCGGCATGGATCGCAGCAGACCTGCTTTCACAGGCTGAGCACGACCCGCTCGCATCTTCCATCCTTGTTACCTGGGATGATGAGCTTGGCGTAAAAGTCAAATACGAACTTAAGAAACAGGCCGAACTCCTCCCCCGTGGTGAAATCGCCCTTAAATCTCTTGAGGACTGGGGCGCAATTGTCAAAGTTCCCAATCTTGAAGCCGGAATTGATTTTGTAAACAAAATGGCTCCAGAGCACTTGGAGCTGGCTTTTGAAGAACCATGGGGAGCTATCGGCCAGATCAAACACGCCGGTGCCATTTTCATGGGCCACTTCACCCCTGAACCTGTAGGGGACTATTTTGCTGGCCCCAACCATGTTCTGCCCACTGTAGGGACAGCAAGATTTTCATCTGCTCTCTCAGTGGAGACGTTTACTAAAAAGACAAGTCTGATCTATACTGATCAGAATTATATCAACCGCCACGGCGGTAAAATTGCGAGACTGGCAAGGCTTGAGGGATTAGAAGCTCACGCCCGTTCTGTCGAAACAAGATTAAAATAA
- a CDS encoding tetratricopeptide repeat protein — translation MLNSTQILDAAMAVPGVAWFWGLGLTVKLSFLGVVLAAYPVVTHILGKFKKKNNDSPSQNVEVNVNVPEREDSQKLAEKVYEDQRKDLKEAQRTILSKDEEITALKDVIDGLREPQETQKETDYAAQAEAELAKGNTDLAKAFFNEEAKKNVEAGNESYVKAAQAYRRLGALNYMNNPKEALKYYQKSVELDPNSAEGWNRLGHLLLRLGDHAGAKLAYNNVRDIGIGREDLKWVLISSGNIANVCCVLGDINEAEKNYNKILKYTGDQIRDDFVALPYISPSAK, via the coding sequence TTGCTTAATTCTACTCAGATACTTGATGCTGCTATGGCTGTGCCGGGTGTTGCTTGGTTTTGGGGCTTGGGGCTTACAGTTAAGCTATCTTTTTTGGGTGTAGTGCTTGCTGCATATCCTGTGGTTACACATATTCTAGGTAAATTTAAAAAGAAAAATAATGACAGTCCTTCGCAGAATGTTGAAGTAAACGTAAATGTTCCTGAACGGGAAGATTCGCAAAAACTTGCTGAAAAAGTCTACGAAGATCAAAGAAAAGATTTAAAAGAGGCACAGCGAACTATCTTATCTAAAGACGAAGAAATCACAGCACTCAAAGACGTTATTGATGGTTTGCGTGAGCCGCAAGAGACACAGAAAGAGACTGATTACGCTGCACAAGCTGAAGCCGAACTTGCAAAGGGTAATACTGATTTAGCTAAGGCTTTCTTTAACGAAGAAGCTAAGAAGAATGTTGAAGCTGGTAACGAGAGTTATGTTAAAGCCGCCCAAGCATATAGACGTTTAGGTGCGTTGAATTATATGAATAATCCTAAAGAGGCTTTGAAATATTATCAAAAGTCTGTAGAACTTGATCCTAATAGTGCTGAGGGGTGGAATAGGTTAGGGCATTTATTGTTACGTTTGGGGGATCATGCTGGAGCAAAATTAGCTTATAATAATGTTAGAGATATTGGAATTGGTAGAGAAGATCTTAAATGGGTACTAATTTCAAGCGGTAATATTGCTAATGTTTGTTGTGTATTAGGTGATATTAATGAAGCAGAAAAAAACTATAATAAAATATTAAAGTATACTGGCGATCAAATTCGTGATGATTTTGTAGCCCTCCCGTATATTAGTCCCAGCGCAAAGTAG
- a CDS encoding outer membrane homotrimeric porin: MKKLTLLAVLSCMILGLAGTASAVDLEGKGQFIFSMNLMDNSDFLAADKDGDQEDDLNFWFRARTEFRFIANENLWAVLYTQYKTRIGSDNNRNVDGNDGGDGSQLTVKRAYLQYRFPGTEIMTTAGLAPVDLPGAAAASMVLAGTERGLFSVSTPITDQIAIAAAYIRNTDRFQTDPGTDNQKDELDLFYAALPITIDGISATPYFAYSIVGQHSYVDTPLGLRAPAGTAYTKNANAWWVGTSFSMDMFDPIVFNADLVYGSVDADESRNDRSGFGMDASLAYTGLDFVQPKLVFAYTTGEDDETDNGSERLPTIENDFAFGTYYFGGSAFTSSDLDNANQQGFWTVGLSLEKISFFEKLSHDIHVLYIQGTNDKDLIKDGTNAAAVNAGASGIDADGNFLTTEDYAIEIDVNTTYQIYDELSAIVEFGYINMNLDKDTWENYPSAQGQARKGENSDALKLAVGLIYSF, from the coding sequence ATGAAAAAATTAACACTACTCGCAGTTCTGTCATGTATGATTCTAGGGCTGGCCGGAACAGCTTCCGCAGTAGATTTGGAAGGTAAAGGACAGTTCATATTCAGCATGAACCTGATGGACAACAGCGATTTCCTTGCTGCGGACAAAGATGGAGACCAGGAAGATGACCTGAACTTCTGGTTCCGTGCCCGTACTGAATTCCGCTTCATCGCCAACGAAAACCTTTGGGCTGTACTGTACACCCAGTATAAAACCCGTATCGGTTCTGACAACAACAGGAACGTAGACGGCAACGATGGCGGAGACGGCTCACAATTAACTGTTAAACGTGCGTATCTTCAGTATCGCTTTCCGGGTACGGAGATTATGACCACCGCTGGTTTGGCCCCGGTAGACCTGCCCGGAGCAGCGGCAGCAAGCATGGTCCTTGCCGGGACTGAGCGCGGCCTGTTCAGCGTATCAACCCCCATCACCGACCAAATTGCCATTGCTGCGGCTTACATCCGCAATACCGACCGTTTCCAGACTGATCCCGGCACAGATAACCAGAAAGATGAGCTGGATCTCTTTTATGCTGCACTGCCCATCACCATTGATGGAATCAGCGCGACTCCTTACTTCGCATACAGCATCGTGGGGCAGCATAGCTATGTAGACACACCGCTCGGCCTGCGCGCCCCTGCCGGAACAGCGTATACCAAAAATGCCAATGCTTGGTGGGTTGGCACATCCTTCTCCATGGATATGTTTGATCCCATCGTATTCAACGCCGACCTTGTATACGGCTCTGTTGATGCAGACGAATCCCGCAATGATCGCTCCGGTTTCGGCATGGACGCATCTCTGGCATATACCGGACTTGACTTTGTTCAGCCCAAATTGGTTTTTGCCTACACTACCGGTGAAGATGATGAAACCGACAACGGCTCCGAACGTCTGCCCACAATTGAAAACGATTTTGCATTCGGCACCTATTACTTCGGCGGTTCAGCCTTCACTTCATCCGACCTTGATAACGCCAACCAGCAGGGTTTCTGGACTGTAGGTCTTTCTCTCGAAAAAATATCCTTTTTCGAAAAACTCAGCCACGACATCCACGTGCTTTATATTCAAGGTACCAACGACAAAGATCTTATCAAAGACGGAACCAACGCGGCGGCGGTTAATGCCGGAGCCAGCGGCATTGATGCAGACGGTAACTTCCTGACCACCGAAGACTATGCAATTGAGATTGACGTAAACACGACCTATCAAATTTATGACGAGCTATCCGCAATTGTTGAATTCGGCTATATTAATATGAATCTCGATAAGGACACATGGGAAAATTACCCCTCTGCCCAAGGCCAGGCACGCAAGGGTGAAAATTCTGACGCTCTTAAACTTGCAGTAGGCCTCATCTACTCGTTCTAA
- the purT gene encoding formate-dependent phosphoribosylglycinamide formyltransferase, which yields MVTLGTAGTASSRKMMLLGGGELGKEVVIEAQRLGVEVIVVDRYENTPAMQVAHRSYVISMLDAAELRRVVETEKPDFIVPEIEAIATETLLELEKEGFNVVPTARATRLTMDREGIRRLAAEEVGLKTSPYKFADTKEEYLEALKEIGIPCVIKPVMSSSGKGQSTVKSEADIDHAWDYSQSGGRTGEGRIIVESFVDFDYEITLLTVRHVGGTSYCAPIGHRQDDGDYRESWQPQPMTDAALANAQDYALRITDALGGRGIFGVELFVKGEEVIFSEVSPRPHDTGLVTVISQDLSEFALHVRAILGLPVPAIRQYGPAASSVILSNGKSEAPAFANVDKALEEADTKVLLFGKGECDGVRRLGVALALGDDVEDAKARAIRASSAVEIEY from the coding sequence ATGGTCACTCTCGGTACTGCCGGAACCGCTTCTTCCCGCAAAATGATGCTGCTTGGCGGCGGTGAACTTGGTAAAGAGGTTGTCATCGAAGCCCAGCGTCTAGGCGTTGAAGTCATTGTCGTGGACAGGTATGAAAATACCCCGGCTATGCAGGTCGCGCATCGTAGTTATGTGATTTCCATGCTTGATGCTGCGGAACTTCGCCGTGTTGTCGAAACTGAAAAGCCTGATTTCATCGTGCCGGAAATTGAAGCCATCGCCACCGAGACTCTTCTTGAGCTGGAGAAAGAAGGCTTCAATGTTGTCCCTACTGCCCGCGCTACCCGTTTGACTATGGATCGCGAGGGGATTCGCCGTCTTGCTGCTGAGGAAGTCGGTCTGAAAACTTCCCCTTACAAATTTGCCGATACCAAGGAAGAATACCTTGAAGCGTTGAAAGAAATCGGTATCCCCTGCGTAATCAAACCGGTTATGAGTTCCTCCGGCAAAGGGCAGAGTACTGTGAAATCTGAAGCGGACATTGATCATGCTTGGGATTATTCCCAGTCCGGCGGACGGACCGGGGAAGGGCGCATTATCGTAGAAAGCTTTGTTGATTTCGACTATGAAATCACACTGCTTACCGTGCGCCATGTCGGGGGCACTTCTTACTGCGCACCCATCGGGCACCGTCAGGATGACGGTGATTACCGTGAATCATGGCAGCCCCAGCCCATGACTGATGCAGCTCTTGCCAATGCACAGGATTACGCTCTTAGAATTACTGACGCTCTTGGTGGTAGGGGTATTTTCGGCGTGGAGCTGTTCGTCAAAGGTGAGGAAGTCATTTTCAGCGAAGTTTCACCGCGTCCTCATGATACCGGACTTGTGACCGTAATTTCTCAGGATTTGAGTGAATTTGCCCTGCATGTGCGCGCTATTCTCGGCCTGCCTGTGCCGGCGATTCGCCAGTACGGTCCTGCGGCTTCCAGCGTAATTCTTTCCAACGGAAAGTCCGAGGCTCCGGCTTTTGCCAATGTGGACAAGGCTCTTGAGGAAGCTGATACCAAAGTACTCCTCTTCGGAAAGGGTGAATGCGACGGCGTGCGTCGCCTCGGCGTAGCCCTTGCCCTCGGTGATGATGTGGAAGACGCGAAAGCCCGCGCCATCCGCGCTTCTTCCGCTGTGGAAATTGAGTACTAA